The nucleotide sequence CTGGCTACAACAAACTTCCAATTCTTAATGTAGACAGAGCTGAACTGACACTTTACTCTACAGAACTACTGCAACCCACTGAACATATAGAGAATGTGTTTGAGTAAagcattaaaaataatttcaaatatgATAAAGGCCATGAAAACATGACATTGTAGGCCAAGTGAATATTAGAAAACAACCTTCGGTTCTGCCTGAATAATATAGTAGTGAATCAGAGAGGAATTTATAACAAGTCATGCCTATTGATagtcaataaataaacaagtgcacacatctctctctctctctcaccattatttttttctttgcttcgTTTTAACTTTGATTCATTTGCTAATGCCAGGATCAGACAACACAATATTTTTGGTCACATTGTCAGATATTAGTCATACATTGTTGTTGTGACTTTGTCAAGAGACATGGCAGATGACATGTTAGACCCCGGTCAATTATAGCTTGCAGTCTTTCTCAATTTAGATACAGATTAGATACTTAGATTAGGTAATAAGTACCAAGAAGCAGCTTCCACGTGATAACACCAACAACATCATTCCTCTTTTGCTTCACCATGTTAACAATTGTGCACAAAAGAGCGCTGTGTTGGTCAACATCACAGAACATGTCATAGAAGTTGTCAAACTAGCCGaaagaaagcaacaaaaaaaaaaataataatctggaacgcaagatacagtatgttggatGACTTGAAGCGTCCCAGAACCTGCATCATTTGTCTTCTGCTATGACATACTACTCGGGATTAAACAAGCAGCCGTCACACCCAACACTCAGTTTTGTTTTCGACACCCTGGGCCATTATTGGGCTGAGAAAATGTAGTCTGATCTCAGCATTTAAAGcagctctaatcaatattttcatatcaacaatgtaactacagtatgtgtattaTGAAAGGAGTTGCTAGTAGTGGTGACCCCCTGGGAATTAACACCCAACTGTGCAGTTCTTCTCTGCGCTAGAGTTTTATCATCTTTCAgctccttgttttggttttacttacTTAGCTTTTACTTATGCAACTTAACTGTTTTAGTTCAGtcccactgtacactgcctgcccagcagcaaatagcaggcagacaaagttagcgactagctaatGCGCATTGTGGAGCATGTAGGGCCAGATATTTTTCTAAGGAGTTAGTGGAGATCTGAACAGAGCTAAAAGTGTCTGTTGATATATACTGCTAGAAGTGTAAATGGGCAACTGTTtaacacattcaccatatcAATTCTATGCCAATGCTGTGTTTTGCTGTGCTTGTTTTGCaaccccaagtggccaaaagaaatcaaattaatGCAGGTTTGTATATAGCGGTGCATTTGTCTGCagaagttatttttatttaaattgtgtttgttATGTAATCCTAgttagttgtttttcttttaattacacTCTTTTCTGCCTGGGTTTTATCATTGACGTGTAAATAAACTGTGTTGTAGAGTCCTTAAGGGTGaacattacaaaatatttaaaagaaatgttattCAAGTCACATACTGCATAAACGCAGACTTCTCTGCAAGATATGTGAGCTTTGATAAAAGTTAACCACCATATGGGACTTGAAATGGCTGATGTGAAACCGCTCATTACCCGTTTCTGCCCTCTGGACAAAAACATGCAGTATAGACAGATGGCATATGTAGTGTTATGTGAATACAGAtcattgtaaaaacaaagacatacagATGAACATAATGTGCAGTGAATTCACTGGAGCAGCAGGTAAAGCTCAAGGCACACACcaaagtaatttaaatgttaGAAAAGTGAGCATGGGATGTGAGGTCGCTGGTTCAAATCCCAGCAGCTAAATGTGTGGGAAGCAGAAGGAGACTCGCATTAATTCCACACAACCTTAAAGTAGTTATTATTATACTCTATATATTGGAGCATGGCGCCTTAAGCCTTGTAGCTGCTGCTTTCTGAGAAACCAGATTCGTTTGAAACACAAGCGCGGTGTTTGATGTTTGATATGAAATGATGCACCATCAGGatctttgtcattttaaagCTCCTGGCTCAGCGCAGCAGGCGGGTCTGTGGCACACGGGAGAAAAGATCTGCAGGGATTTGGCTGAGGATGACAGGGAGATACTACCACCTCCAAATCTGTGTGTCTGatcctatgtgtgtgtgttttgggtaCAGGGCCCTTTTAACAGTTTGTCAAGATATTTACATGAATGTTAATGAGGAAATTCatatgtaaatatttgaatGTTGGAATGAGGGGTTGTGTTGTCATATAGGATGCTTTCCAAGACACCACTGCTTATAAAGTCTactagggctacaactaactttcattattgattaaaatgcagattattttcttgattaatcttttggtctttaaatgtcagaaaatatacaatatacttGCTATACAACTACAACTATCCTTACAAAAAAGTGACTTATGATTAATGTAAGTGCTGCTGGTACAATTTTTGAGGTATGATGCCTGATGCTACAATCAAAAGTCAaacttcaaaatgtcaaatgccaTACCTGCTACATCACCATAATTTAAtgtctagatagatagatagatactgtaGAATGACAGATATATAGAATTTGCAAAGTTACTGATCAAATGACCAAAATAGAGCAAAAATGATtagtagattaattgattagtcaaaaTGGCAAATGTTTGCTAGTTTTAGATCCTGAAAAGGTTTTCTTTGTCAatatgattgtaaattgaatatatttgggttttggaccattgtttggacaaaacaagcaattcgAATATGTCAATTAGAAATATGCATTTGCgctattttctggcattttatagacaaaactaTTTATGTAAACAATTATATGTGGCAGATTAATCATTGATAAAAAGTCATCTTTAATTGCAGccatatacatatactgcacaaCAATGCAAAGAATGAGTATTGGGTTAACTGTTTTGATGTCCAACAAAATTATTTTAGGAGCATCTGATTTGTTTTAACctataaatgttttgaaatcAAACTCAACATCTAACAAGTTACAGCCTGATATTCAGGTAAACTTATCCACAACAAAAAGGATCACAGGTTTGATTCTGCATCACCACACACTTGATGTTTCCATCAGCAGCCTGAAGCTGGACACTGGACACACCTGCTGACAAATCTGTCTGGATACAAGTGTCAGCTAAATGccttaaatgtaaattaaaatatcaGCTCAATGcctaaaaatattaatgtaaacATGATTATTCTCTAAGGCGGGGCgagtttggtatttttttttttagaaactgtAACTAGCAGCATTCAAATAAACAACTATTATCCACCTTAGTGTGAAATATAAACAACAGTGCTTCGTTtcatttgtgcatttgtttttaaagatcatTGTAAGACATTACTGTTTTATTAGATTCAATATGTCAAaatgcagagagacaggaaagatcAGTGATTGAGTTGGAGGCTGAGAGCAACACGCACATTACTCATAACCAAGATTAAATCCCAGGACGTCTCATTTACTAGATATCTATTCCTGAGAACCACCAGGATGCTCTCTCAGGTCGTGACACTTCTCATATCTCCAAAATAAGATGCAACTTCCCAAATGTTACatctgtaaaatatttcaaGCTGATATTCTATGATTAAAAGCTTTTGtgtaattcaaaataaatacatttgatatATTCTCTGTCATTGCTTGCACAGTAGTtgcaaaaactgaaataatttttttgtacatGTATATGCTGCACTTTCTGTATTTAGATCCAAAATCAAACCGTCAAACTTTGTTCACAGTGCATGATGACCTCAGCTGAGGGTTCCTAACAAGCTCACTGAATTTTTCATGCTCAAGACATGAGTGCACAATACAATTTTAATGTCTAATGTAccagcatttatttttatatatatatatacatatattcgttaaaaaatgtatttactcaAAGAAGATAGCTTGAGGTCTTGTGTTAACAGTCAAGGGACTTATTTAATCTGGTAATTATTTAGTTTATCTTATAAAAAGCAACTTGACAAGTGCCAAGCTTATCATTAGACTACTGACCAGAACAAAGAAGAAGGTATTAAAAGAATCCCATGACAAAtccaaatgtatttatatacagGCCTGAAATGCAACGTCAATAGTCCAGGACTTCCTTGATTGTAGGAACCCTGATAGTTCCACACAGTGTAATTAGTGAGAGGGACAGACTGTTATCACGCTGAGATGTTTGAATATTAAGTGATTGGGAACTCTCTCCCCCTATAACTGTGTCAACGTGTGTTCCTCTTTTCCAATAAACCTCCAATTTTCCAATTTTGTTCTTGTCATACTGAGGAACAACAGTtgctaactgtctgtctgttgtttgatgATGTGCAGGTAgtatacagtgtgtttttagagctttttctctgaaaactgctgcctgtTGCGACCGAAAACGaggctatgagagcggtgagagtaaACCAACAGAGTAAAGTTGCGGgttggacagctaaacaatgtaCACCACAACTTTTCTGGAGCGTAGTGTTTGGCTTAGATTTCTAGAAACTTAATTTGTGTATAAACACCCAGCCTTTTTGAAAATTACATTCATGATGTTTACAAGAATATCAgttctggaaaaaaaagttgtttgtggTTTACCTGAAGGTGTGGGACATCTGGCCTGATCAGCTTTGCTGGAGCTTTTCCCGGAGGAGGATGGACTGGTGGAGGGCCTCTCAAACAGCTTGTCCTCCATGTTGGCCCTCTTGACGTAAACACACGACTTCCCCAGCAGCACAATACTGTTCAACACTTTAAGTGAAACCAGCCTAAAGAGGGAGAAAGGTGGCTGTTTAGAGAGGTGCATTTCTGACTGGAAGAAGAGTTTGGTAAAAGTGAATCAAAAACTTTGCTggctaaataaaaaataataaaaatgagaaaaaataaataaaaacatgacaatgtAGGGCTACACACTTATTTCTGTCTTATTTGTTGATGGCAGCTTTAGTCTGTGAAATCAATAATCACAGAATACTGACtataaacatttcacatttgcatGTCTGCTATTGTGTTTAGCAGCCAATGcattcaaatatttgttttagtaGTTTGAGCTTTTTTGCCAATTTGGTTGATGGATTCAGCACCAAGATGAACTGTAGCTTTTGAGACATAACTGAACAGCTATTTCAATCTTTCTTGCTGTTATTAAGTGCTGAGATGTAGCAGAGTTATCACAGTGCTGTCTAGAGCTGGGCCACAGCTTTAATGAATCTCTTCTACCATCTGGTTTCGATCACCACTGTTCACATCCCACCACTGACACCAGGATGTTGATGTATACCATCCTTCTGTGTTTCTGGGCTTTGCTATAAGGCCCAGCCTCTGACACTgatgtgacagagacagacacatttGGGTCTGTGGACCACTGCTCGCTGTGACAGGGCGTTTCAGACTGAGAGACTCAGCACAGCTGAACCTGTTCGAGCCAGAGCTATTTTTAAATCAGGGGGTGGGTAAGGCCAGAGATGGCACTAGAGATGACAACAATGTATTCTTCACCCCGAGGGAAACCCTTCAATGGTACGAAAACCAATGGGATCCGGCAAATGAGAATGAACAAGGCAATCAGCAGCTCAGCACAGGGAGAATGTGAGGGCACAGTGTTAAAGCttatgtaactgtgtgtgtttatgacagtgtctgcatgtgttagtgtgcattcaAGAGACTCTGCAAGCATGACTATATACAACacatgagagtgtgtgtttgtgtgagtctCTGTGCATATTTGACATGCtatcattaaacaaaaaatgtaaacatgtaaatattCACTGATATATGACTAAATGAATACAATGTTAAGATgaaaaaatatggaaatataGACTTTGACCTTAATTTCAATGGATTAAGCCTGTACTTCAATAAGGAGAGGGAAGGAAtaacaacatattttatcacCAGATTAATGTGCATGAACAACTTAGATAACCAAAATCAGTTTCAGCCTTTAACTCGAGTTACATTTTTACAGTCAGATTAAAATATATGCAGtgtatgtaaaatgaaaatgtcatgttCAGTACAACAAGTATAGCAATAAAAGGCTTAAAATATCCCTAAATTTTGGATGCTGGGCAGGGCAATCTACAATAAAATCATGTAATAACATTAGTAATATTTAATACAAGAGAATAACTTTAATAGACATACCCGAGATAAAATAGGAACACACATGTGTATGAAAGCGCTCCCTGCACCTTCACCGAACTCATTACCACTCGGATAAGctgttaaaacatgaaaaagcagAATAAATGGAGGTTCTGATGAATTTAAACAATGGTGAGAACCAGCAGGCAGCTATTCTCAGCTTGTGGCATTAAGTAGAAATTTGTAGAAAGTTCTGGTTAATGTTTATGTGCCAATGACTAACTCTCTTCTGTTATATAGTGCCTGAATAGCAACAGAGTGCAGCCTCTCTTACCAGAACAGCCAAAGGCAGAGGGATGAAGCCCATCCTCCGGGCCACTGAGTCACTGTAGTCTGTACAAGCCTACACAGTGACGGACAAGCACAGATTAAAGCACTCAACAAAACTGCATTGATTAGCTGCGTAGGCTCAATGCTGTTTATGAAAGTATAATGACAGtgatatgaaaaaaagagacagttACATTCTTCTGTCGACTGCTGACGAGATCGAAGGCCAAACTGGCTCTGTATTCACTGTACACCTGGGAAAGAGACAAGACAAATAATGTATGAGAGCAACATCAGTATTATACAGGTACTGTGTGAATAATGAATATCAGGTTTGGTCCTTACATCTGCAGTGATGTCGTTGAATTTGGTGATGAAAGCATGTTTAATTATGTCAACAGCAACTTCAGAGGTGACGACCATAAAGACATCAGGGAACAACACCCACAGGTGGTCTGaggaaaaaaaggcacaagaaACTTTATGTCTTATATGTAAATTAATCATTTCTAACCTGCTGGTTTCCTAGTTTCCTAAGAGAGTGCAAATGCTCAGCAGTCCTTCCCTGGATATTGTCTACATCCTGCCCACAACATACCAGGTTCCAGGTACAACCAGTTTACTTTTGTTGGCCACTGTTCCACTAGAACAACAGCTGGAGTTAATATCTAGTAGTTGTGAAGTTctgaaagacattaaaatgctttatagagctgaggggaactgcagaatcGGTTGATAACTCTTCAGTTCGTCACTACGAGCAACCACCATCACATAAGTCACGTGATCCATTGATGATACAaatatattgattagtgcaTTAGTTTGTTTAAGTAATATAATTACACAATTCAATGCATGACTTTGAAAATACtatgtacatatatttatttaccaGCACAACGCCTACACAGTATGCACAAAATATGATCCAGTGGCTTAAAACCCAGAGATTATAACTAATATTTTACTACAGGTTGCCatatttgtatacatttctTAAATGCTTAATGAGCAAAACAGTTTTGGCTTTTTATCAAAAAGTGTTTAGCAGTTAATTAGCTGAGAGCAGGTGCTTTGGTTCTGTATAATGTAAACAAAGTGCAGCCACCACTAATGCAATATGGAAGATAAGTAAATTACTGGGGACTTTGTATACCTCTTTAGCAACAGAAGGCTGTAGCTCTGCTAGTATTAGCACATCAGTGCTATGATTTCAGCTGACAGGCCACGTCTGTCATCTACTGTGTGTCTGGCTTTGAGACTGTCAGGAGGAGCTGACTGTTTTCAGAGGGCTGTCATACAGAAACGCCCAGCTGTCATCCCTCACTCTGCTCTGTCGCGTTCACTGAGGTTTGTAGGAGAGAAACATCCCCAAGGTGTTGCATTGGGGTCGACCAAAACAGCAGGAAAGGAGCTGCTCAGCAGATTTTCCTGAATTTTTACCATGACAAGCACTGACCATTTGTGGGAGTTTTTGAAACAATGGTGAACAAACCTGGAGCAGCACACTGTCTGTTTGCAtttactataaaataaaataaaaatattaaactgcattttgaggaaaaacagaTAATTACCCGGGTTCCATGCGAATTGCTCCATATTCCTGAGACAAACAATGAGCAGGAGAACGTAGCTGGTGAACCGTTCCTTGATATCTGCAGGATTAAAGAAACTAATTTGAGATTACAATCTCTCAACCCTGGAACAACTTGGTTAAAAAGCATCAACATTTAAGACACAACTGCAGGAAGATTACTTTCATCCACACTTGGTATCCTTAGTTTTGCTTAGTACCAGGGCGCTGTGAACTTTGACCCTTGAACTCATTACTGGATGCTTGTAACGTTCACCAACTATGGAACTGATCATCACTCTAAGATGCACCTGATAAGTGAATCAGCTAAATACtcaaagtgtaaaatgtatattacaCATCTATTACTCATGTTTAAGTGTTGTCACAATACTGTCTGACATCAGTGccaactagggctgcaactactgattattttctgtactgattaatctgcagattcttttttttggattaatcatttggtcaataaaatgtaaaaataaaaataaaataaaaagtgaaaaataaccGTCACCATTTTGttgtgacatcttcaaatatattaaatttataatgatataaaacggagaacagcagcaaatcatcacaattcagaagctggaaccaacaaAGTTTGGCCTTTTAGCTGTACAGCTAAAGTATAACAGGTAGGTTAtactttgatttttgttttatccTTAAACAATTGCTGACAGGTCTTCTGAAGAGGGAAATCATAGCTTACAAAGAATACTTGTTTGTAGAACAAAATATTTTGATGCACTATTTTCCCTTTTGTACACTCAACAGTAGCAGTAAAGGGCTTGTGGAGCAAATGATAATCATAGCTCTTGGAGGCTGTGAGACACTCAGAATATTTGTGAGTATaagtatttaatgttttaagtgTAAATTCTATGCAGACTGACAACATTACATAAGAAGCTAATTAAATTAGAGCATATGAGTTTGTTTTTGATTCTCTTGCTCTTTTTAATACTTAAAATTATGTATTAAATGTGTGATTTCTGCTATGACATTGAATATCTTACCACTGTTGGACATTTGGAATAAGTTGTTCTTTCCAaattttttaaacacacttCCTTTGATCTCCACAAACTGTGTTTGagagaagaacaaagaaagaaatgcagTTAGTAGCATTTAAGATTCAGAAAATACATCACAAGCTATCACGTTGCAGCTGCAACAGTAACTTTTCATTACCAGAGTGTCAAGTTTAATTTTTCTGGGATACATCTACATACAAATTATTATAATGCAGTTTGTGAGCATGTGtggatatattttgtttgtgctaAAATGCGGCTGCTTAAACAATCACATCAGGTAGATTGTTGTCTTCTTGTATCTTGGGTTGCATacacatgcttgtgtgtgtatatatatactgacGTTGTTGGACATCATAATGGTGAGCAGCGACTTGTTGTGTGAATTGAAGGCGACGTTCAGGGTGGAAGCTTGGACCATGATGAGGATGGCATGGAGGACTGACAAACAGCCACTCAGGAAAACAACTgatttaaaaagcattttagcattaaatacaatacattaaaacttaattaaaaGCAACGCATCTTAGTAGTTAGACAGACCACCTTCTATTCAATGTCAATGTCAAGTTCAATGTCTGAAAACAACTCAGCTGTGACCATCGGCAGTCATGAGTTCTTTTGACATATCCTTGAGCAAGATCACTCAGTACTGTATAGTAACAGAATCCGCTAGATGTGCAGAATGTAcagtaaaagtaatttaaatatattaagatCAATATAATAATCATAACAGAAAGATCAATCAAACATGGAATGCATGACTGAAGGACATATTGTAAGCTCaagaaaacaatatatacaaatacactatGTTGCACAAATTTCATTCTGGTGTCTGTTGGCCAAGTAATGCAGCACTTAAAggctttatttatctttttcagTGATCAAATGGATCACAAATCTCACAAAGAAATAGTTAGTTATGGACATTTTTATGGACACTGACTGTATCTCATCTGTCAAAGATAAAACTGGTAAGttagaaacagagaaaagagacgCCCAATGTCAATCACTTATCAAAATTCAGATCAGCTTGTTAAGATGGATTTAAACGAGAAGGATACAGACATAAAAGACAGCCATGATGAAGTGAGGAATGACTCCTATACTGTCTCTTTTTCGTTCTTTAGGTTCTGTGGCCGTCCAGTAGAGAGCATCCAGGATGTCTTGAccaaaggaggagaagaggcgGTCAGCCACCTTACAGAGGAATGACAGATAAAATCACaacttaataaattaataatagcaTGTAATTCAACCAGAAGTTTGGTTCATTTCCTCTTTTATCTCACCTATATGAATGCATCTTATTATcgtgttttttgttgttaccTAATTTCCAGCATCCAAATAAATTATGCCATcttgttttgttctcttttgaGATAAGATCATACCCTTTCATTTACATGTTATGCAATTATCTATTGGATGTCAAATGAAAATGGATTCCAGCTACATCAAATGCACATTTATTGCACCTTTACATTTTGCCACATCAAGATGTTCCTAGAAATTCTGGGTAATTCCCAGATTTGGAAAACCCGTTTCTTCATTTTGCAGCCTTAACATTGATACAGTACTATAGGTGATCATTCTTTAACTAAGGACAACATTTGGACCAATGCAACATTCCTTTCATGTGGAAGAAATCTGGAGCAATGCAGTAAACCTGACTCATTATAAGCGAGTGATTACACAggcttattttcttttctccaatCACAACTATCAGAAACAAGATTTTTTGCTGTATTTGGTCCATTTAGGTTATAAATGCTTAATGACAAAACAAGTGTACCAGTAGCCAGATTTATAcatctactgtgtgtgtattcaagTCCAGAACTATGTATACAAACAGAATCGGAAAAAACTGTGAATGCACCCGTAGGTTTGAATCCTGCTCGGGCCACCACTGTTTAAGAATACATGCAGTTATTCCATGACCAAATGTTAGATGTCAGCGTATACAATGTGAGGTACCTCCAACATGTTGTAGATGAGGTAGAGTTTGATGACAGACTGTCCTCTGATCAGGTGGTACATCATGGAGTAATCGACATAATGCATCATGGAGAAGCACAGCACCAGGATCAGGCCCTTCAGCATGTCACAAACCTGCGCTGGCTGCAGCAGCCGAGACCCgctgaccacacacacagacacacaaaacacacagaaagatcAACTTATAGCATCTGTATTGAATATAGAAACAGTTTTACACATTTAACCAACCTTTCAGAACATTCTCACATATTtgaacacacacttgcatgctgGGATAGTGTACTATATCAATAAGTAGTGTATATgtttaacatgcacacacacaataacctGTCATATTGCCAGAGTAAacaattaaatgtgtttatacCCACATATAACATAAGTGTatgctgacaaacacatttttactacATAAAGGTATGACATTTTTTCCACACTTGGCATCATTGATACTAAGATCTACTGGTATACAGTAGAGAGGGAGTAGGACCCTGATTCATTACAATACCAGATGACAAACATTACTGACTACTGCTAGTTGTCTGTAGTAGTGGTCTGTGTTTCATACCATTCAAGGACAAACTAGGACAACACATACAGGGGTGAATTATTCATTTCTGTTCAAAATgagttatcccacataaaaggAAATGGCAACAAgtagtgaaaacacaaaaatcacaatgtGAAATATTAAAGTCAGTATCTCCTTTATACTAAATTCTAGCTCATTCATAAGATATATCTCCttttaatctgtttgtttttgttctgtgctTCTGCTCTTGTAAGATTAAATCTTTGTTGTCCTTATCTACTAAACAGACTACAGTACACCAACAAAACTGTGTTTGAGCATCTATCTTTatggaaatatttaaattttattacaATAGGTGGAGCATTTTGGAcagaaatgcaaaataaatggaagaaaacacacatgctaAGCTGTCACATACTGCAAGAACAGCAACACGTGTTTTTTAATGGGTAATAACATGTGCAGCTTTCATAATTAATAGCAACGGTTGCCAGTGGCAGCTTGGGCGCATGTTAAGAGAAGGGCTGACAAATCCATAGGGCCGGATATTTAGTATTTACTATGACAGGGATAACCGGgaagagccagagagagagagacagagagagagagcttaaCTTTAAGATATATTTTACATGTCAGCTGTGTGACTGCTCTATATGTTTAAAAACACCACTCACTACAGCAAGAAAAAGGGCCCGAGTTCGGGAAGATGTGTAAATTATCTTTATCAAGTGTCTCACGGTCTTCTGAATTGGTGTGCAGCTGAGCAGAGCTGTGAAGGGAATGGGATGAGATGAACATCTGGGCCTTTTTGTCCAAAGCGTAACAGACAATGACTGCCTTCATAACCAAAGAATAGTTGGGGTTTAGTTTGAATACACTGAATGCACAGTTTATTAAGGATTTCCAGGAATTACAGGTGAACTTGTATAAAAGCCATTAACCCTTATTGTTTTCTCTCATatctatacagtacatatgacAAAGGATAAGATTCAgataaaactgcaaaaatggGTTGCTATTCACTATCAGGAAGGTGTCCCTATGATATTGAAGATTTCTCGTGGTTTGTTTGCCTGATTCTGTGGCTCCATCCAATAGTCAGATCTGAAGTCATTCATGTAAAAGATGCataagttaaaaacaacaacaaaagcttGGGGGCTCCTACAGATGATTTATTTctgaatcttgttttttttccccacttgatgtaaaaaaaattgtttagtGCTCGATGTGCAATAATTTACAATAGATAAAGGTTTAGTGTACTAGGACAAAGTGTACTGTAGCAGAAGATAAAGGAGTGAGgtaaaagacagaaagattGCGACACAGTATAAAAAATACAAGTATAAAATGGGACTGCTGCTGAACGAATACTAATAAAGTCAGACATAAAAGATAATGGAGGACCAATACTAGTGCTGTAActtctgattatttttattatcaatctATTGCTTTGCTTAAATTAACTGaataattgtttagtctataaaagaCAGTAAATACTAAAACATGCCCAAGTTCCTAGTGCCCAGGGTGATGTCTTAACATCTTAGTGTGTtcaaccaaaagtccaaaaacccaaagatatttcatttacaatgatataaaacagaaaagcagcaaatactcaaATTTGAGAGGGCATGTTTTGAAATtttctgcttgataaattacttaaactgGCTAATCttctaataaaataattgattcaTTCTTTCTGTTCTAATCAACAATATTAGACTTCTCTTAAAAGCATGTGTTGGTAAACAGTAGCTTTGGTAGTCAGGTGGTTAAGGTGCTAATGCATCTTATCCCCAACATGTGCGACACACACGGCTCTCTGGAGGCAAAAAGCTGAAAAGCTGCTGCAGAAGGCTGGAGGCGTAGCCTGTACAAAGCAGTCTTCACTATCTCTATTCTACAAGCATTATCTCCATAACACATGTGAATATTATGTATGTTTGAGTGCTGTCAGCTATGTGCTGCATTCTAAGTAGCCATCACTATGTGCAATT is from Siniperca chuatsi isolate FFG_IHB_CAS linkage group LG8, ASM2008510v1, whole genome shotgun sequence and encodes:
- the tapt1a gene encoding transmembrane anterior posterior transformation protein 1 homolog isoform X4, which encodes MRDKPSHQLLSKHISVPSCCRSKKTSAGLNSLLATHSFQNDKAMAIRMWETMKLMTFGFFLCVDAFLYVFTLLPLRVLLAVLRLITLPCCGFSGSRLLQPAQVCDMLKGLILVLCFSMMHYVDYSMMYHLIRGQSVIKLYLIYNMLEVADRLFSSFGQDILDALYWTATEPKERKRDSIGVIPHFIMAVFYVFLHAILIMVQASTLNVAFNSHNKSLLTIMMSNNFVEIKGSVFKKFGKNNLFQMSNSDIKERFTSYVLLLIVCLRNMEQFAWNPDHLWVLFPDVFMVVTSEVAVDIIKHAFITKFNDITADVYSEYRASLAFDLVSSRQKNACTDYSDSVARRMGFIPLPLAVLLIRVVMSSVKVQGALSYTCVFLFYLGLVSLKVLNSIVLLGKSCVYVKRANMEDKLFERPSTSPSSSGKSSSKADQARCPTPSGESKAAHIPATPCSPPSSSSSSVTTQPTPRTDLFPPPPTDASPAASASRPPTPPPELEPEQPAPSLSKEEEGEAQGASELKHRTPKKDLLEIDRFTICGNRID